The proteins below come from a single Triticum aestivum cultivar Chinese Spring chromosome 5D, IWGSC CS RefSeq v2.1, whole genome shotgun sequence genomic window:
- the LOC123124330 gene encoding uncharacterized protein, whose protein sequence is MVQRSAGQSARRGRQQHDHPTAAAAARSGGGGRRHYQQELLLGLHSSKGKGACRFKRSCFSEEEDAASSAMLLLACVVCAPSL, encoded by the coding sequence ATGGTTCAACGGTCGGCCGGCCAGAGCGCGCGGCGGGGCCGGCAGCAGCACGACCACCcgacggcggcggccgcggcgaggtccggcggcgggGGGAGGCGGCATTACCAGCAGGAGCTGCTGCTGGGGCTGCACAGCAGCAAGGGCAAGGGCGCGTGCCGGTTCAAGCGCAGCTGCTTCAGCGAGGAGGAGGACGCCGCGTCGTCCGCCATGCTGCTGCTCGCCTGCGTCGTCTGCGCCCCCTCACTTTGA